A DNA window from Trichosurus vulpecula isolate mTriVul1 chromosome 2, mTriVul1.pri, whole genome shotgun sequence contains the following coding sequences:
- the TREH gene encoding trehalase: MQGINRMFQLGLLLGLELGLQGALPPPCDSQIYCTGELLRQVQMAKLYQDDKHFVDMPLTKAPDQVLSDFNELLNSSGGNISRDHLITFVNEHFQDPGQEMETWIPEDWTPSPKFLQKISDTRLRAWAEDLHNLWKKLGRKIKLEVSDQPDQYSLIYAAHPFIVPGGRFIEFYYWDSFWVMQGLLLSEMPGTVKGMLQNFLDIVKHYGHIPNGGRVYYLQRSQPPLLTLMMDQYLAYTDDLDFLRENIGTLDLELDFWMHNRSVNISHNGENYILNRYHVPYGGPRPESYSKDEELAELLPEDAQESLWTELKAGAESGWDFSSRWFVGSNYLLDIKTSQVVPVDLNAFLCQAEELLATFYTKLGNTNMAQYYLEAQAQRKAAMKALLWNETLGSWFDFLLENRQQNHGFYPSNLSPLWAGCFSDLDTVRKNVKYLENNKILTYKHGIPSSLQISGQQWDFPNAWAPLQDLVVKGLADSSSAQAQEVAFQLAQNWIRTNFALYQKNKAMYEKYDISIDSGEPGGGGEYEVQEGFGWTNGVALQFLNRYGDRLTSRSGPMLPSTSWLLLALPLLGLLC; this comes from the exons ATGCAGGGAATAAACAGGATGTTTCAACTGGGCCTTCTGCTGGGACTGGAGCTGGGGCTGCAGGGGGCCTTGCCTCCACCCTGTGACAG tcAGATTTACTGCACAGGTGAGCTCCTCCGGCAGGTTCAGATGGCCAAGCTATACCAGGATGATAAACACTTTGTGGACATGCCTCTGACCAAAGCTCCAG ACCAAGTTCTAAGTGACTTTAATGAGCTGCTCAACTCCAGTGGAGGCAACATCTCCCGGGACCACCTGATAACCTTTGTTAATGAGCACTTCCAGGACCCAGGGCAGGAAATGGAAACCTGGATTCCCGAGGACTGGACGCCTAG CCCCAAATTCTTACAGAAAATTTCAGACACCAGACTCCGGGCCTGGGCAGAAGATCTGCATAATCTTTGGAAGAAGCTgggaaggaag ATAAAACTTGAGGTCTCGGATCAGCCTGACCAATACTCTTTAATCTATGCAGCCCACCCCTTCATTGTGCCTGGTGGACGTTTTATTGAGTTCTACTATTG GGATTCCTTCTGGGTGATGCAGGGGCTGCTCCTGTCAGAGATGCCCGGAACAGTTAAGGGCATGCTGCAGAACTTCCTGGATATAGTGAAACA CTATGGACATATCCCAAATGGCGGTCGAGTGTACTATCTGCAACGGAGCCAGCCCCCACTCTTGACCCTCATGATGGACCAATACTTGGCTTACACCGATGACTTGGACTTTCTCAG AGAGAACATTGGGACCCTGGATCTAGAGCTGGACTTCTGGATGCATAATAGAAGTGTCAACATCAGCCACAACGGGGAGAACTATATCCTGAATCGCTACCATGTACCCTATGGGGGGCCCAG ACCAGAATCCTACAGCAAAGATGAAGAATTGGCAGAGCTCCTACCAGAAG ATGCCCAGGAATCCCTGTGGACAGAACTGAAGGCTGGAGCTGAATCCGGCTGGGATTTCTCCTCCCGCTGGTTTGTTGGCAGCAACTATCTGTTGGACATCAAGACTAGTCAGGTAGTTCCAGTCGACCTAAATGCCTTCCTGTGCCAGGCGGAGGAGTTACTGGCCACCTTCTATACAAAACTGG GGAATACGAACATGGCCCAGTACTACCTGGAGGCCCAGGCTCAGCGCAAGGCGGCCATGAAAGCTCTCCTGTGGAATGAGACCTTGGGCAGCTGGTTTGACTTTCTTTTAGAGAACAGGCAACAAAACCATGGGTTCTATCCTTCCAACCTCAGTCCACTCTGGGCAGGTTGCTTCTCTGATCTTGACACTGTCAGAAAGAATGTCAAGTACCTAGAG AACAACAAGATATTGACCTATAAACATGGGATTCCAAGCTCCCTCCAGATAAGTGGCCAGCAGTGGGACTTTCCTAATGCTTGGGCCCCTCTTCAAGACCTGGTGGTCAAAG GTTTGGCAGATTCCAGTTCAGCTCAGGCTCAGGAGGTGGCCTTTCAGCTGGCCCAGAACTGGATCCGGACCAACTTTGCTCTCTATCAGAAGAACAAAGCCATGTATGAGAAG TATGACATCAGCATTGACTCTGGGGAGCCTGGTGGTGGAGGAGAGTATGAAGTGCAG GAGGGCTTCGGTTGGACCAATGGGGTTGCTCTGCAGTTCCTGAATCGATATGGTGACCGGCTGACTTCTAGGTCAGGACCCATGCTGCCCAGTACCAGCTGGCTGCTCTTGGCCCTCCCGCTTCTGGGTTTGCTCTGCTGA